From the Candidatus Peribacteria bacterium genome, one window contains:
- a CDS encoding Glu/Leu/Phe/Val dehydrogenase, protein MPASTPYERFTVLLTSAMDALQLTDAEQKLFQTPQHIHKKKISVTRDDGSTVELPAFRVQYNNARGPYKGGIRFHPEANEEEVKALAALMAVKTAVVDIPFGGAKGGVQFNPKEYSKKELQAVARAYVRAFGEHLGPDIDCPAPDVNTTPEIMAWMRDEFEKINNGLYAPSMITGKPLSFGGSRGRDKATARGAFFVLEELLKAENQDSDGQRVIIQGFGNAGGHMAHFLHKAGYAIVGVSDSKGGIYSEDGLDPSEIDLTKEEKGSVTAYEAKGVRTVTNEALLELPCDILIPAALDNVLNEENADRIQARYIIEVANGPTTPEADAVLGKKGIIVVPDVLANAGGVTVSYFEWSQGKSGEQWTDTQVDDELNRIMLNAFRAVHEQKLKGAPSYRMAAFLVGLGRIVETMKVRGWM, encoded by the coding sequence ATGCCAGCATCCACCCCCTACGAACGCTTCACCGTGCTGCTTACATCCGCGATGGATGCTTTGCAGCTGACGGATGCTGAGCAGAAGCTCTTCCAGACGCCGCAGCACATTCACAAGAAAAAAATCAGTGTGACGCGCGATGACGGATCAACCGTTGAGCTTCCTGCATTCCGTGTGCAGTACAACAATGCGCGTGGTCCCTACAAAGGCGGCATCCGGTTTCATCCGGAGGCGAATGAGGAAGAAGTGAAGGCACTTGCCGCACTGATGGCTGTTAAAACCGCAGTCGTCGATATTCCGTTTGGCGGCGCGAAGGGTGGCGTGCAGTTTAATCCAAAGGAGTACAGCAAAAAAGAACTGCAGGCAGTGGCGCGGGCGTATGTGCGTGCGTTTGGGGAGCACCTCGGTCCGGATATCGATTGTCCGGCGCCGGATGTGAATACAACACCGGAGATTATGGCGTGGATGCGTGATGAGTTTGAAAAGATCAATAACGGTTTGTACGCACCGTCGATGATTACCGGAAAGCCGCTCTCGTTCGGCGGTTCCCGTGGCCGCGACAAAGCAACGGCCCGCGGCGCATTCTTCGTACTGGAAGAATTACTGAAAGCAGAAAATCAGGACAGCGACGGTCAGCGTGTCATCATCCAGGGATTCGGAAATGCGGGCGGACATATGGCGCATTTTCTGCACAAGGCCGGTTATGCGATTGTCGGCGTGTCGGATTCCAAGGGCGGCATCTACAGTGAGGATGGCCTTGATCCTTCGGAGATCGATCTCACGAAAGAGGAGAAAGGATCAGTCACTGCATATGAGGCAAAAGGTGTTCGTACTGTGACAAATGAAGCGCTACTCGAATTGCCCTGCGATATTCTCATTCCAGCGGCACTCGACAATGTTCTGAACGAAGAGAACGCCGATCGCATTCAGGCGCGGTATATCATCGAAGTTGCCAATGGTCCCACAACGCCGGAGGCCGATGCTGTTCTTGGAAAGAAGGGGATTATTGTTGTGCCTGATGTGCTTGCGAATGCCGGTGGCGTCACAGTCAGTTATTTCGAATGGTCACAGGGCAAAAGCGGGGAGCAGTGGACAGATACGCAGGTGGATGACGAACTGAACCGCATCATGCTCAATGCGTTTCGTGCGGTGCATGAACAGAAACTGAAAGGTGCACCAAGCTATCGCATGGCCGCATTTCTTGTGGGACTCGGACGCATTGTAGAGACCATGAAAGTGCGCGGGTGGATGTGA
- a CDS encoding nucleotide exchange factor GrpE, with product MTHTDDSQAGATPQDDDIVLPTTADLMAEIASLKAELNRYRDLAGRAQADLQNAKARVEREADDLRKFASESLVRRILPTLDNFQRAFQHIPEDLKDHEWVKGVSAIEADLMKQMADVGLKRMQSLHQPVDANKHDPLMVGPGAADTVIEVLEEGYELNGKVLRPAKVKVGDGSAQ from the coding sequence ATGACTCATACTGATGATTCCCAGGCCGGCGCTACCCCTCAGGATGACGATATCGTTCTTCCGACGACTGCTGACCTGATGGCTGAAATCGCGTCTCTGAAAGCGGAGCTCAATCGTTATCGCGATCTTGCCGGTCGCGCGCAGGCAGATCTGCAGAATGCAAAAGCGCGCGTCGAGCGCGAGGCGGATGATCTCCGGAAGTTTGCATCGGAATCATTGGTCCGCAGAATTCTCCCGACACTCGATAACTTCCAGCGTGCGTTCCAGCACATTCCGGAGGACCTCAAAGATCACGAATGGGTGAAGGGTGTGAGTGCCATCGAAGCGGATCTCATGAAGCAGATGGCCGATGTCGGTCTCAAGCGTATGCAGTCGCTCCATCAGCCGGTGGATGCCAACAAGCACGATCCACTCATGGTTGGTCCGGGCGCTGCGGATACCGTTATTGAGGTGCTCGAAGAAGGCTATGAATTGAACGGCAAAGTATTGCGTCCTGCAAAAGTAAAGGTCGGGGATGGATCAGCTCAGTGA
- a CDS encoding FAD-dependent oxidoreductase — MIYDVLIIGQGCAGYTAAIYAARYKLTTFLVGEVAGGLGITAAEVGNWPGDIEITGPDLMEKFHKHAASFEEVTIHNARVESIEKGTLFSMQLNDGTTVQGKTLIFAMGSNKRHLHVEGEDRLSGKGVTYCATCDAFFYRNKTVAVIGGGDSAVEGAAIAAQVAAKVYLVHRKADFRAEPYWVERVKSKENVVFVLESNVVEILGDQKVSGIKLDKPFEGSDTLTVDGVFIEIGADPATALAKSLGCEVDEKGYLKVDKGMNTTVPGIFGAGDITDGSNHFAQFTTAAGEGATAANSAFQYLQKA, encoded by the coding sequence ATGATCTATGACGTTTTGATTATCGGACAGGGCTGCGCCGGCTATACAGCCGCCATTTATGCAGCACGTTACAAACTCACAACCTTTTTGGTGGGGGAAGTGGCAGGTGGTCTTGGCATTACCGCTGCAGAAGTCGGTAACTGGCCGGGTGATATTGAAATCACCGGTCCGGATCTGATGGAGAAGTTTCACAAGCATGCCGCGAGCTTTGAGGAGGTGACTATTCACAATGCGCGTGTGGAATCGATTGAGAAAGGAACGCTCTTCAGCATGCAGCTGAATGACGGCACGACGGTGCAGGGCAAAACGCTGATTTTTGCGATGGGCTCCAACAAGCGCCATCTGCACGTCGAAGGAGAAGACCGCTTGTCCGGTAAGGGTGTGACGTACTGTGCAACCTGTGATGCATTCTTCTACCGCAACAAAACGGTTGCAGTGATCGGTGGAGGCGACAGTGCAGTGGAAGGCGCAGCCATTGCGGCACAGGTAGCGGCAAAGGTGTATCTGGTGCATCGCAAAGCAGACTTCCGTGCAGAGCCGTATTGGGTGGAGCGCGTGAAGAGCAAAGAGAACGTGGTGTTTGTGCTGGAGAGCAATGTTGTAGAGATTCTCGGGGATCAGAAAGTAAGCGGTATCAAGCTTGATAAGCCATTTGAAGGAAGCGATACGCTTACGGTAGACGGTGTCTTTATTGAAATCGGTGCCGATCCTGCAACGGCTTTGGCCAAAAGTCTCGGGTGTGAGGTGGATGAGAAAGGGTACCTGAAGGTTGATAAAGGGATGAATACGACGGTTCCGGGTATTTTCGGTGCGGGTGACATTACAGACGGCAGCAACCATTTTGCCCAGTTCACCACAGCTGCCGGCGAAGGGGCGACTGCGGCCAATAGTGCGTTCCAATACCTTCAGAAGGCCTAA
- a CDS encoding DUF3592 domain-containing protein, with product MANPSIRPSRTHYVWTCIALFLLTGALSFFAFPVVSKMVRSYSWPAVDVVVTDHAVRHYRKRGNMFDYEGHVQFRYMLDTKQYVSSRLNVSPGYYSALSEDEAWIFLRTKYPTGSQKKAYVDPHNPSYAILEKGISDSLFFLLLVMILLMPLGALLGLIVGTRSSVFKA from the coding sequence ATGGCAAATCCTTCCATCCGACCATCTCGTACACACTATGTGTGGACCTGCATAGCTCTGTTCCTCCTGACAGGAGCGCTCTCGTTTTTTGCATTTCCCGTCGTCAGCAAAATGGTCCGGTCTTATTCGTGGCCGGCAGTTGATGTCGTTGTCACTGATCATGCTGTGAGACATTACCGCAAGCGCGGAAATATGTTTGATTACGAGGGGCATGTTCAATTCCGATACATGTTGGATACCAAGCAATACGTTTCAAGTCGTCTGAATGTTTCTCCCGGCTACTATTCCGCACTATCGGAGGATGAAGCATGGATTTTCTTGCGAACAAAGTATCCCACAGGCTCGCAAAAGAAAGCGTATGTGGACCCCCATAACCCCTCTTACGCCATTCTCGAAAAAGGCATTTCCGATTCACTGTTCTTTCTTCTTCTGGTGATGATTCTTTTGATGCCACTTGGCGCACTTCTTGGATTGATTGTCGGGACGCGGTCGTCCGTTTTTAAGGCGTAA
- a CDS encoding NUDIX domain-containing protein, whose product MNDMYRAAASLLLLRPAQNGYELLLLHKPRKRDAWQLPQGGAEKGETAEQCAVRELREEAGITDVTVLGKSDLVYKYDFPASYRRFRPDNICGQRIEFVFGTCSPDATVTVDNVEVDDFKWIPTDTVGEFLKRKAYLELVTSLIAEALARV is encoded by the coding sequence ATGAATGATATGTACCGGGCGGCGGCATCTTTATTGCTGCTTCGTCCCGCTCAAAACGGCTACGAACTTCTGCTTTTGCATAAGCCGCGCAAGCGCGATGCCTGGCAGTTGCCACAGGGTGGCGCGGAAAAAGGCGAAACAGCGGAGCAATGTGCGGTGCGCGAACTCAGGGAAGAAGCAGGGATTACCGATGTCACAGTCCTTGGAAAGAGCGATCTTGTGTATAAATACGATTTCCCCGCGTCCTACCGGCGCTTCCGGCCGGACAATATCTGCGGACAGCGGATCGAGTTTGTCTTCGGAACCTGTTCGCCGGATGCCACAGTCACCGTCGATAATGTTGAAGTGGATGATTTCAAGTGGATTCCCACCGATACAGTCGGAGAGTTTCTCAAGCGCAAAGCGTACTTGGAACTCGTGACTTCTCTCATCGCAGAGGCACTGGCTCGTGTATGA
- the murD gene encoding UDP-N-acetylmuramoyl-L-alanine--D-glutamate ligase, translated as MKIQDLAGKKICILGFGKEGQAMLAAIQTHVKKCKITVADENPDVLKELAETTPYYLQSGEEWLKDLEKFDVIIKSPGIPPSSLPITHNSLPITSSTQIFFDTIEGSGATVIGVTGSKGKSTTSSLLYALLKTGKKEVHLIGNIGEPAISHIDDAKNRTLFVMEMSSYQLMDLKTSPQIAVITSFFPEHLNYHGSIEAYMDAKKHITRFQTESDLVFFCATSDGATEIANESRGTKIPFSMKDAPVSIPDTQLIGDHNLSNIAGAFMVATKLGIEEKAAIEVIKTFKGLPHRLQSLGIHHGQEWIDDAISTTPESTIAALDALDSRVEILILGGQDRGNDFGALGERIKASSVSTVILFPGSGPRIRQAIIDAGAAVEFFDAASMEDAVTIAKKVTGGRTPLGHPIVLLSTASPSYGMFKNFEEKGNIFAHYVQMA; from the coding sequence ATGAAGATCCAGGATCTCGCCGGCAAGAAAATCTGCATCCTCGGCTTCGGGAAAGAAGGACAGGCCATGCTTGCAGCCATCCAGACACATGTGAAGAAATGCAAAATCACCGTCGCGGATGAAAACCCCGATGTACTGAAGGAGCTCGCAGAGACAACGCCGTACTACCTGCAAAGCGGCGAAGAATGGCTGAAAGATCTAGAAAAGTTTGATGTCATCATCAAATCCCCAGGCATCCCCCCTTCCAGTCTCCCCATAACCCATAACTCATTACCCATAACCTCATCGACCCAGATCTTCTTCGACACCATCGAAGGCTCTGGCGCAACGGTGATCGGTGTGACCGGCAGCAAAGGAAAAAGCACGACATCCAGCCTTCTCTACGCACTCCTTAAAACCGGCAAGAAGGAAGTGCATCTGATCGGAAACATCGGCGAACCTGCCATCAGCCATATTGATGACGCGAAGAACAGGACACTGTTTGTCATGGAAATGAGCAGCTACCAATTGATGGACCTCAAGACCTCACCACAGATTGCCGTCATCACGAGCTTCTTCCCGGAACACCTGAATTATCATGGATCGATTGAGGCTTATATGGATGCCAAAAAACACATCACGCGTTTTCAGACAGAGAGTGACCTCGTATTTTTCTGTGCAACATCCGATGGAGCGACCGAGATCGCGAACGAAAGCCGTGGAACCAAAATCCCCTTTTCCATGAAAGATGCTCCCGTCAGCATCCCGGACACGCAGCTGATTGGAGATCATAATCTCAGTAACATTGCCGGAGCATTCATGGTTGCAACCAAGCTTGGCATTGAGGAAAAAGCGGCGATCGAGGTGATCAAAACTTTTAAAGGTCTCCCGCACCGTCTCCAGTCACTCGGCATTCACCATGGACAGGAATGGATTGATGACGCGATTTCCACCACACCGGAATCAACCATCGCCGCGCTCGACGCGCTCGACAGCAGAGTGGAAATTCTCATTCTCGGCGGACAGGACAGAGGGAACGATTTCGGCGCACTCGGGGAGCGCATCAAAGCGTCATCCGTCAGCACAGTGATTCTTTTCCCCGGCAGCGGCCCGCGCATCAGACAGGCGATCATAGATGCGGGTGCAGCCGTGGAATTCTTCGATGCTGCGTCCATGGAAGACGCTGTGACCATCGCCAAGAAAGTGACAGGCGGCAGAACACCGCTCGGACACCCGATTGTCCTGCTTTCGACCGCATCGCCAAGCTACGGCATGTTCAAAAACTTCGAGGAGAAAGGCAACATCTTTGCCCACTACGTGCAGATGGCATAA
- a CDS encoding ribose-phosphate pyrophosphokinase: MNIFAGSTHPALASSLAQELSVPLGKILLKHFASGECYVKYEQSVRGQEVYLLQAPGVDPHEALFELFLMCQAAKLSFASHVHVILPYFPYSRQDRVSEPREPISAKMMAVLLEKAGADHIITLNLHSDQIQGFFSVPVDVLDARPIFAKYFKSKLENPVVVSPDVGGAKQAKKFADQMGADLAIMQKNRTGHHEAQILEVVGNVQGRTCILFDDMIDTAGTLCTAKAALVEKGANPDVYVAATHALFSGPAIERLKEAKFKEVVVSDSIPPRHQFEGLTVLPIAPLLAEVIQHIESKQSVTDIYKSK; encoded by the coding sequence ATGAATATCTTTGCGGGCTCCACCCATCCGGCCCTTGCCTCCAGCCTCGCGCAGGAGCTCTCTGTTCCACTCGGGAAGATTCTCCTGAAACATTTCGCATCGGGCGAGTGTTATGTGAAGTATGAACAATCTGTGCGCGGACAGGAAGTGTATTTGCTGCAGGCACCGGGTGTTGATCCGCATGAGGCGCTCTTCGAGCTCTTCCTCATGTGCCAGGCCGCCAAACTGAGCTTTGCATCCCATGTGCATGTTATCCTCCCGTACTTCCCCTACTCACGCCAGGACAGAGTCTCCGAACCGCGCGAGCCGATTTCTGCAAAGATGATGGCCGTCCTGCTCGAGAAAGCGGGTGCAGACCATATCATCACCCTCAACCTGCACAGCGACCAGATCCAGGGATTCTTCTCCGTGCCGGTCGATGTCCTCGACGCGCGCCCGATTTTTGCAAAGTACTTCAAGAGCAAGCTTGAGAACCCGGTGGTCGTTTCCCCGGATGTGGGAGGCGCAAAGCAGGCGAAGAAATTCGCAGACCAGATGGGAGCAGATCTCGCCATCATGCAGAAGAACAGAACCGGACACCACGAAGCACAGATCCTGGAAGTGGTCGGGAACGTGCAGGGTCGCACCTGCATTCTGTTTGATGACATGATCGATACCGCAGGAACGCTCTGCACCGCAAAAGCTGCCCTCGTGGAAAAGGGTGCAAACCCGGATGTCTATGTGGCCGCTACGCACGCACTCTTCTCCGGACCTGCAATTGAACGGCTGAAAGAAGCCAAATTCAAAGAAGTGGTTGTGTCGGACAGCATTCCCCCGCGACATCAGTTTGAAGGCCTGACAGTCCTCCCGATCGCTCCCCTCCTTGCAGAAGTCATCCAGCATATTGAGAGCAAGCAGAGTGTGACAGATATTTATAAAAGCAAATAA
- a CDS encoding TrbC/VirB2 family protein: protein MKTSLQSLTNKVAAASITSLVFVSSAFAQTGGDGFAGPDPNLPGLPDAGTDADGVRTIITDILTAVLNFLALIAVVVVVIAGIRLIVSQGEDEAKDKAKKTIFYALGGLVIVLFARVIVSLVTVYLAGQVEGN, encoded by the coding sequence ATGAAAACTTCCCTTCAGTCCCTCACCAACAAGGTGGCCGCTGCGTCCATCACAAGCTTGGTGTTCGTCTCCTCTGCATTCGCCCAAACAGGTGGCGATGGCTTTGCAGGTCCAGATCCTAACCTGCCAGGCTTGCCTGATGCTGGCACAGACGCTGACGGTGTCCGCACCATCATTACTGATATCCTGACAGCAGTCCTGAACTTCCTCGCTCTCATCGCCGTTGTGGTGGTTGTGATCGCAGGTATCCGCCTCATCGTCTCCCAGGGTGAAGACGAGGCAAAGGACAAGGCCAAGAAGACTATTTTCTACGCTCTCGGCGGTCTCGTGATTGTGCTCTTCGCACGCGTTATCGTCAGCCTTGTGACGGTCTACCTCGCAGGCCAGGTCGAAGGAAACTAA
- the tsaD gene encoding tRNA (adenosine(37)-N6)-threonylcarbamoyltransferase complex transferase subunit TsaD has protein sequence MIRILAIESSCDETSIAVVENGCTVVSNIIASSAVAFKASGGVIPEEAARKQVESILPVLHLALEPLGNDWSNIDAIAVTKGPGLLGSLLVGTVTARALASMHQKPLIGTHHTLGHLSSTWLDTDPTAQPQFPILTLSASGGHTELWLRTSHTHGTLIGRTIDDAAGEAFDKGATMLGLPYPGGPSIAKAALEGNDQAFDFPAPLKKERTFNFSFSGLKTSLRYTIRDLQVDAASQTPDLAASFQKVICEHLVSRITMALEDYPDIQEVHLVGGVSANTVLRTMVTAHCPDVTVRFPGKLSYCTDNAAMIASAAYFLTQEHETATEMFITEASLPLSAAIRD, from the coding sequence ATCATCCGTATTCTTGCCATTGAATCCTCGTGCGATGAAACCTCGATTGCCGTCGTGGAAAACGGCTGCACCGTCGTGAGCAATATCATCGCCAGTTCGGCAGTTGCCTTCAAGGCATCGGGTGGCGTGATTCCGGAAGAGGCGGCGCGCAAGCAGGTGGAATCTATTCTCCCTGTTTTGCATCTGGCACTGGAACCACTCGGAAATGACTGGAGCAACATTGATGCGATCGCCGTCACGAAAGGCCCGGGCCTGCTCGGATCACTACTCGTCGGAACAGTGACCGCCAGAGCACTCGCGAGCATGCACCAAAAACCGCTGATCGGAACGCACCACACACTCGGCCACTTAAGCTCCACCTGGCTTGATACTGATCCAACCGCACAGCCACAGTTCCCCATCCTGACGCTCTCCGCGTCCGGTGGTCACACCGAACTCTGGCTCCGCACATCGCACACGCACGGCACACTGATCGGCCGCACGATTGATGACGCCGCAGGCGAAGCTTTCGACAAAGGCGCCACGATGCTCGGCCTCCCCTACCCGGGCGGCCCGTCGATTGCGAAGGCAGCACTGGAAGGAAATGACCAGGCATTCGACTTCCCGGCTCCACTCAAAAAAGAGCGTACCTTCAATTTCAGCTTCTCCGGACTGAAAACATCGCTGCGCTACACCATCCGCGATCTTCAGGTCGATGCCGCATCACAGACCCCCGATCTCGCAGCGTCATTTCAGAAAGTCATCTGCGAACATCTCGTCAGTCGTATCACAATGGCACTCGAAGACTATCCGGACATTCAAGAGGTGCATCTGGTCGGAGGCGTCTCCGCAAATACCGTCCTGCGCACCATGGTCACCGCGCACTGCCCGGATGTCACCGTCCGCTTCCCGGGCAAACTCAGTTACTGCACAGACAACGCCGCGATGATTGCCTCGGCTGCGTATTTCCTGACACAGGAACACGAGACTGCGACAGAGATGTTTATAACAGAGGCATCGTTGCCGTTGAGTGCGGCGATACGAGATTGA
- the ruvC gene encoding crossover junction endodeoxyribonuclease RuvC, whose protein sequence is MRIVGIDPGLAIVGLGVVEATGADIAVVEWLTIDTKAGLPLSERIAEIHKDLAAFLEETKPELVVIEKLFFETNVRTAIDVAQARGVILMTAAEYGCDILEITPLQLKSGITGDGSADKQQVQSMLVQMLHLNEIPKPDDAADALALAVYGALHHRTAVLL, encoded by the coding sequence ATGCGTATTGTCGGAATCGATCCTGGATTGGCGATTGTCGGACTGGGTGTCGTGGAAGCGACCGGTGCGGATATTGCCGTGGTTGAATGGCTGACAATTGATACAAAAGCAGGATTGCCACTCTCCGAGCGCATTGCCGAAATACACAAAGACCTCGCAGCGTTTTTGGAAGAGACGAAACCGGAGCTGGTCGTGATTGAAAAGCTCTTCTTCGAAACAAACGTCCGCACGGCAATCGACGTTGCGCAGGCGCGCGGTGTTATCCTGATGACCGCTGCAGAGTACGGCTGCGATATTCTGGAAATTACCCCGCTTCAACTGAAGAGCGGCATTACCGGCGACGGCTCTGCAGACAAGCAACAGGTACAGTCGATGCTGGTGCAGATGCTGCACCTGAACGAAATCCCAAAACCTGATGATGCAGCGGATGCGCTGGCGCTTGCGGTGTATGGAGCACTGCATCACCGGACAGCGGTATTACTCTGA
- a CDS encoding glycosyltransferase family 4 protein: MEKKYGSQAAVIHPSKPGFLALIAFACRSIFRGLRAGQSVHIHLGDASLCPLGVIISAITGARISVTVAGLDVIYARWWYQWLLRRSLPTMHCVCCISEATAIEVRKRGVRDDRIVVIPCGINTSNLPVRSSNSNLNPTLLMIGRLIPRKGAVWFVDQVLPPLLKRMPHLQLRIIGDGPDRPFLERLIRCNCLGDHLVLLGAVDDDRRNKEILAADLFLMPNIPVSGDTEGFGIVCIEASARGLPEVASRLEGITEAVIEGETGQFFKAGDVDDCIRVITDALTYPLDPVQVAAATKAHYDWSHLIERYATDVFR; the protein is encoded by the coding sequence ATGGAAAAGAAGTATGGATCGCAGGCAGCAGTCATTCATCCTTCAAAACCTGGGTTTTTGGCGCTGATCGCTTTTGCATGCCGATCGATTTTTCGGGGGCTTCGGGCAGGGCAATCCGTTCATATTCACCTTGGTGATGCATCGCTCTGTCCGCTTGGCGTCATCATCAGTGCGATCACCGGTGCGAGGATATCTGTGACTGTAGCAGGACTCGATGTGATCTATGCCCGATGGTGGTACCAGTGGCTGCTCAGACGATCACTTCCCACAATGCATTGTGTCTGCTGCATCAGTGAAGCAACGGCGATCGAGGTGCGAAAAAGGGGAGTGCGTGATGATCGCATTGTTGTCATCCCTTGCGGTATCAATACATCCAATCTCCCGGTTCGTTCCTCTAATTCTAACCTCAATCCTACCCTTCTCATGATCGGCCGTCTGATTCCGCGCAAAGGCGCCGTCTGGTTTGTGGATCAGGTACTGCCTCCACTCCTCAAGCGTATGCCGCATCTCCAGCTCCGCATTATCGGTGATGGACCCGATCGTCCTTTTCTTGAGCGTCTCATCCGCTGCAATTGCCTCGGCGATCACCTGGTGCTTCTTGGTGCAGTGGATGACGATAGACGGAACAAGGAGATTCTCGCGGCAGATCTGTTCCTCATGCCGAATATTCCGGTGAGCGGAGATACCGAGGGATTCGGCATTGTCTGCATAGAAGCATCGGCCCGCGGACTCCCTGAGGTGGCATCGCGCCTGGAAGGAATCACAGAGGCAGTGATTGAAGGAGAGACCGGACAGTTCTTTAAAGCGGGCGATGTTGATGATTGCATCCGGGTCATTACCGATGCACTGACGTATCCGCTTGATCCTGTTCAGGTTGCAGCCGCGACGAAAGCACACTATGACTGGTCTCATCTGATTGAACGTTATGCAACTGATGTCTTCCGCTAA
- the recF gene encoding DNA replication and repair protein RecF (All proteins in this family for which functions are known are DNA-binding proteins that assist the filamentation of RecA onto DNA for the initiation of recombination or recombinational repair.), whose translation MRITRLILEQFRNYTSQVISLTDADIQLFVGQNGAGKTNILEAVSLLSITKSCRGKDEQDMVQWEKGHYRISGVLRSDAGEETTMEIVSELTPRKRKAFFLNDVRSPLSMYVGTLPTVAFMPEDLLLFSGTPGERRRFLDQLLCQVSSQYFSDLSAYQKILQQRNALLKRIANGNDTSEVLAIWDLELAAKAASITLMRLELIETLNLTLLEQIRALGEAWNSADIRYERKTSARDLETLKAEMISILESTRQRDIILQSTGTGPHREDWQVYRDGRAIPSFASRGQERVAVLALLLLEVSYLELQRGEKPVILLDDAFSELDDRHQGTLLDAFRGYQVLMTSTRVPPNAEGATVFDVTAGVVSE comes from the coding sequence GTGCGTATCACCCGTCTTATTCTCGAGCAGTTCCGCAACTACACGTCCCAGGTCATCAGTCTGACGGACGCCGATATTCAGCTGTTTGTGGGACAGAACGGTGCCGGAAAGACGAACATTCTGGAAGCGGTATCGCTTTTGTCCATCACCAAATCCTGCCGGGGCAAAGATGAACAAGACATGGTCCAGTGGGAGAAGGGGCATTACCGGATTTCAGGCGTTCTTCGGAGCGACGCAGGAGAGGAGACGACGATGGAAATCGTGAGTGAGCTCACACCGCGCAAGCGCAAAGCCTTTTTCTTAAATGATGTCCGCTCGCCGCTTTCGATGTATGTCGGAACGCTGCCGACCGTTGCATTCATGCCGGAAGACTTGCTGCTTTTCAGTGGCACGCCTGGCGAACGAAGGCGCTTCCTGGATCAGTTGCTCTGTCAGGTTTCGTCGCAGTATTTTTCAGATCTCTCCGCCTACCAGAAAATCCTGCAGCAGCGGAACGCTCTCCTAAAGCGCATTGCGAACGGGAATGACACCTCTGAGGTGCTTGCCATCTGGGACCTGGAACTCGCCGCAAAAGCAGCCAGTATTACCCTCATGCGTCTGGAACTGATCGAGACATTGAATCTGACATTGCTCGAACAAATCCGCGCACTGGGGGAAGCATGGAATTCCGCGGATATCCGCTACGAACGAAAAACCTCTGCGCGCGATCTTGAGACACTGAAAGCGGAAATGATCAGCATTCTGGAATCAACCAGGCAGCGCGACATTATTCTCCAGTCCACCGGTACCGGCCCGCACCGCGAAGACTGGCAGGTGTACCGTGATGGTCGCGCCATTCCGAGCTTTGCGTCCCGCGGTCAGGAGCGCGTTGCCGTGCTGGCATTGCTCCTCCTGGAAGTGTCATACCTGGAATTACAGCGTGGCGAAAAGCCGGTCATCCTTCTGGATGATGCCTTCTCCGAACTGGATGACAGGCATCAGGGGACATTGCTCGATGCATTCAGGGGCTATCAGGTCCTGATGACCTCTACCCGTGTGCCGCCGAATGCGGAGGGGGCGACGGTGTTTGATGTGACGGCGGGGGTGGTCTCAGAGTAA